The DNA window AGCAAGATCTGGAAGCGGGCCTGCTGGCCGCCCGAGAGCTTCTCGAAGGGCTGGTCGCCCTGCTTCTCCAGCTCGTACCGCCGCAGGGCGGACATCGCCCCGCCGCGGTCCTTGGCGTGCTCCGTCCACAGGATGTCGACGAGCGTGCGCCCCATCAGCTCCGGGTGGGCGTGGGTCTGCGCGAAGTGCCCCGGCACGACGCGGGCGCCCAGCTTCCACTCGCCCGTGTGCGCCACGTCCTCCCCGGCCAGGAGCCGCAGGAAGTGGGACTTCCCGGAGCCGTTCGAGCCCAGCACCGCGACCCGCTCGCCGTAGAAGACCTCCAGCCCGAACGGCTTCATCAGGCCGGTCAGCTCCAGGTTCGCGCAGGTCAGGGCGCGCACGCCGGTACGGCCGCCGCGCAGCCGCATCCGGATGTCCTGCTCGCGGGGCGGCTCCGGCGGCGGGCCCGCCTCCTCGAACTTCCGCAGCCGGGTCTGCGCCGCGGCGTACCGCGAGGCCATCTCGTGGCTGACGGCGGCCGCCTGCCGCAGCGTGATCACCAGCTTCTTCAGCTGGGCGTGCTTCTCGTCCCAGCGCCGCCGCAGCTCCTCGAAGCGGGCGAAGCGCTCCTTGCGGGCCTCGTGGTACGTGGCGAAGCCGCCGCCGTGCACCCAGACGTCGCTGCCCGCCGGGCCCGGCTCGACGCTGATGATCTTCTCGGCGGAGCGGGCCAGCAGCTCGCGGTCGTGGGAGACGAAGAGAACCGTCTTCTTCGTCTCGCGCAGCTTCTCCTCCAGCCAGCGCTTGCCGGGGACGTCCAGGTAGTTGTCCGGCTCGTCGAGCAGCAGGACCTCGTCCGTGCCGCGCAGCAGGGACTCCAGGACGAGCCGCTTCTGCTCACCGCCGGAGAGCGTGCGCACCTGGCGCCACTGCGCCTTCTCGAACGGGACGCCGAGCGCGGCCATGGTGCACATGTCCCACACGGTCTCGGCCTCGTAGCCACGGGCCTCGGCCCAGTCGGACAGGGCCTGCGCGTAGGCCATCTGCGCGGCCTCGTCGTCCCGCTCCATGATCGCGACCTCGGCGGCGTCCACCGCCTCCGCCGCCTCGCGGATGCGCGGCTGGGCGACGGAGACCAGCAGGTCACGGACCGTACGGTCGTCCCGCACCGAGCCCACGAACTGCGGCATCACGCCGAGGCCGCCGCTGACCGAGACCGTGCCGCCGTGCGGCTGCAGCTCGCCGGCGATCAGGCGCAGCAGCGTGGTCTTGCCGGCGCCGTTGGCACCGACGAGGGCGACCGCGGCGCCTTCGCCGACGCGGAAGGAGACATCGCCGAGGAGCACCCTCCCGTCCGGGAGGTAGTACTCCAGATGTGCCGCTTCCACATGTCCCATGGGCGGGATTCTCCCTGCTCGCCGAGGGGGCGACCAACCCGTTTTCGCGGTTTACGATGCACGCCATGAGTTTTGGGCAGGCAGGGCCGTACGGGCCCCCGGGGGATCCGCAGCAGCCGCACCAGCAGCCGGGTCCGCCCCCGGGGCCGCCGCCGATGCCGCCGGCCGGGCAGTTCGGGCCGCCGCCGGACCTGTCGCCGCAGCCCCAGCAGCCCCAGCAGCCCGCGGCGCCGCAGCCCCTGCCTCAGCAGGCGCAGCCGCAGACTCAGCCGGTGCCCCAGCAGCCCGTGCCGCCCGCACCGCCCGCACCGTGGGCCTCCGCCCCCGGCCAGGCCTCGCAGACCCCCGACTGGGACGCCCTCGCCGACACCACCGCGGCCCGCGGCCGGCGCCGCAAGTGGCTGCTGATCGGTGGCGGCGCGCTGGCCACGGTCGCCGTCGCCGGCACCGTGGCGGCCCTCGTCGTCGGTTCGCACAAGGGCGGCAAGTCCGCCTCCGGCCTGCCGTCGCCGCAGAAGCTGCCGAGCTCCTCCGGCTCGCCCGAGCCGTCGTTCTCGCAGGTCGCGCCGCCGCCTCCGCCCAATCCCCGCGACTTCATAGCCAGCGCGGAAAAGGACAAGGCGCCGCTCAGCACGAAGACGCTCTTCCCGCACAGCAAGCCCTCCCTCGACAAGCGCAAGTACGACCGCGTCGACACGGCCACGACCGAGGACTGCGCCTCGGCGACGCAGGGCGGCCTCGGCTCCGTCCTCGCCGACAACGGCTGCCGGAAGGTGATGCGGGCGACGTACAAGCGGGACGGGGTGGCGGTGACGGTCGGCGTGGCCGTCTTCGACACGAAGGCCGCGGCCGACAAGGCCAAGGAGCAGTCCACCGGGAACATCGCCTCCCTGCCGGGCGACGGCCCCGCCTTCTGCCGGGCCACGGCCTGCCGCCTGACCGCCAATGCGGAGGGGCGCTACGCGTACTTCACCGTGGCCGGCTACCTGAACGGCAAGGCCGTCCCCGACGACGACAAGGACGCCCTGCAGGCGGGCCGCGACGTGGCGGGCTACACGTTCCGCCGCATCATGGCCCGCGCAAACTCCCAGGCAGCAGCATCAGTGGCCTCGGCCACCCCGTCCCCGGGCAACAAGAAGGAGGCGTAGGCGGGGCGCCGGACCGGCAGCGCCGGCAAGCCCTGCCCCACGCAGCGCCGCCCGGGCCGGCAGGCCCCGGTGGCGCCGACGGGCGCTGCACTGCTCTCTGCCGCAGGCAGAAACCCCCGCCGCAACGGCGCCCAGCCCCCACCGGACAGCCCGGCGGTGCCGAACCCACCCGAGGCCGTACGGCACCGCCGGACACCACCATCGTGGCCGCGCACCGCCGCGGCGGATTCAAGGGCGCGAGCACACCCTCAACCGCCCGGGCCGGCACACGTCACCCGCCGTCGCCACCGTCCCCCGCCTCCCCGCCCTCCCCCACCGCCATCGGCGAGGAGGGCGGCGGCACGGTCGGGGCCTTTTGTTCCGCGCGTTCGAGTTTGGCGATCTGGGCGTCGACGAGTTCGGGCGGGATCTCGACGTCCTCGGGGTCGGACAGGCTGGTGGCGAAGAACATCGCGAGCGTGGCGCCCGAGCGCACGACCGTGATCAGGCTCGGCGCCCGCTCCGCCGCGTTCTCCAGCCGGTAGGCCACCGCCTCGTCCCCCAGCCGGGGCGCCGTGAGCGTCCGGACCGCCCGGAACTCCTGGGGTTCGCCCTCCCCGGTGCGCATGCGGAAGCCGCCCGCGCAGCCGGCCGCGGCGGACCGCAGCCCGTCGAGGGTGGAGAGGGCGCCGTCGCCGCGGTAGGTGGAGACGCGGATCATTCCCATGAGGCCCTCGAAGTCGAGGTCCTCGCCGGCCTTGGCGAAGGTGTTGACGACGGACGCGGCCGGCGCGGGCCGGGGCCGGGAGCCGAGGGCCTCGACGAGGGGCCGGCAGGAGGCGTCGTCGGCGACGGGCCGCCCGCCGCCGGCCGCCCAGCTGCTCGCGCGCTCGATCTGGAAGCCGGGGACCTCGCGCGGCCCCA is part of the Streptomyces roseifaciens genome and encodes:
- a CDS encoding ABC-F family ATP-binding cassette domain-containing protein; this translates as MGHVEAAHLEYYLPDGRVLLGDVSFRVGEGAAVALVGANGAGKTTLLRLIAGELQPHGGTVSVSGGLGVMPQFVGSVRDDRTVRDLLVSVAQPRIREAAEAVDAAEVAIMERDDEAAQMAYAQALSDWAEARGYEAETVWDMCTMAALGVPFEKAQWRQVRTLSGGEQKRLVLESLLRGTDEVLLLDEPDNYLDVPGKRWLEEKLRETKKTVLFVSHDRELLARSAEKIISVEPGPAGSDVWVHGGGFATYHEARKERFARFEELRRRWDEKHAQLKKLVITLRQAAAVSHEMASRYAAAQTRLRKFEEAGPPPEPPREQDIRMRLRGGRTGVRALTCANLELTGLMKPFGLEVFYGERVAVLGSNGSGKSHFLRLLAGEDVAHTGEWKLGARVVPGHFAQTHAHPELMGRTLVDILWTEHAKDRGGAMSALRRYELEKQGDQPFEKLSGGQQARFQILLLELAGTTALLLDEPTDNLDLESAEALQEGLEAYEGTVLCVTHDRWFARSFDRFVVFGADGRVREVPEPVWDEGRVERAR